One window of the ANME-2 cluster archaeon genome contains the following:
- a CDS encoding TrpB-like pyridoxal phosphate-dependent enzyme → MDNTKIILDENEIPRSWYNILPDLPTPLQPPLNPGTNEPIGPDDLSPIFPMALIMQEMSQDRFIAIPEEVRDIYRLWRPSPLYRAHRLEAALKTPAKIYYKYEGVSPAGSHKPNTSVAQAYYNMKEGVERISTETGAGQWGSALAMACSFFDIECMVYMVKSSYYQKPYRKSLINLWGATVIPSPSTQTRAGRSILEKYPDTTGSLGIAISEAVEDAATHENTKYSLGSVLNHVMLHQTIIGQEAMKQMAMVDDYPDMIIGCVGGGSNFAGISFPFLQEKIKDGKEIDVVAVEPSACPTLTGGEFRYDFGDTAEMTPLLKMYTLGHEFVPPPIHAGGLRYHGDSPIISQLYADGIIRAEAYHQTEIFDAAVTFARTEGIAPAPESAHAIKSAIKAALKCKETGEEKTILFNLSGHGHFDMGSYDSYFNGTLSNE, encoded by the coding sequence ATGGACAATACCAAAATAATACTTGACGAGAATGAGATACCAAGGTCATGGTACAATATCCTGCCAGACCTTCCGACACCATTGCAACCACCGTTGAATCCAGGCACGAATGAGCCCATAGGTCCCGATGACCTATCACCCATATTCCCTATGGCTTTGATAATGCAGGAAATGAGCCAGGACCGCTTTATCGCTATCCCTGAAGAGGTAAGGGATATTTACCGGTTGTGGAGGCCGTCTCCCCTGTACCGGGCACACCGGTTGGAAGCAGCTCTCAAGACCCCTGCCAAAATATATTATAAATACGAAGGCGTGAGCCCGGCAGGAAGTCATAAACCCAATACTTCCGTGGCCCAGGCCTATTATAACATGAAAGAGGGTGTTGAGCGTATCAGTACCGAGACCGGTGCCGGACAATGGGGTAGCGCACTGGCAATGGCCTGCAGTTTCTTTGATATTGAATGTATGGTCTATATGGTCAAGTCAAGTTACTACCAGAAACCTTACCGCAAATCCCTGATAAACCTGTGGGGAGCTACTGTTATACCATCACCCAGTACCCAGACCCGGGCGGGCAGGTCCATACTTGAGAAGTATCCTGATACCACAGGCAGCCTCGGTATTGCTATCAGTGAGGCCGTGGAGGATGCAGCTACCCATGAGAATACCAAGTATTCACTTGGCAGTGTGCTTAACCATGTGATGCTGCACCAGACAATAATTGGACAGGAAGCAATGAAACAGATGGCTATGGTGGATGATTATCCTGACATGATAATAGGATGCGTGGGCGGAGGCAGTAATTTTGCAGGCATCAGTTTCCCGTTCCTGCAGGAAAAGATAAAGGACGGCAAGGAGATCGATGTAGTAGCTGTTGAACCTTCTGCATGTCCCACTCTGACGGGCGGTGAGTTCAGGTATGATTTCGGGGATACGGCAGAGATGACACCGTTACTCAAGATGTACACGCTCGGTCATGAATTCGTACCACCACCGATACATGCAGGCGGGTTGAGATATCACGGCGATTCTCCAATCATCAGCCAGTTGTATGCGGACGGCATCATCAGGGCTGAAGCTTACCACCAGACCGAGATATTCGATGCTGCTGTTACATTTGCCAGAACGGAAGGAATTGCACCGGCACCCGAATCCGCACACGCTATCAAGTCTGCTATCAAAGCAGCTCTGAAGTGCAAGGAAACAGGTGAGGAGAAGACCATTTTGTTCAACCTCAGCGGTCACGGGCATTTCGATATGGGTTCGTATGACAGTTACTTCAATGGAACCCTGAGCAACGAGTAG